A window from Heteronotia binoei isolate CCM8104 ecotype False Entrance Well chromosome 15, APGP_CSIRO_Hbin_v1, whole genome shotgun sequence encodes these proteins:
- the LOC132583169 gene encoding vomeronasal type-2 receptor 26-like, with the protein MWEQADWSPRGRLSSKIVTFVVFVLVLVPQAVCDVPVVQCTIHNPLPILHKYYQTGDFIIAGIISQIYSSFNQFMFKNDPSQSVAEENFYFSASRTYHASMELLSMLGRFIPNYKCGGATHSHLIAVIGGPSESVFHHMEPILGTYKIPLITYASAPVKNEQTQTVLFHQMFPNRAHQYMRILQLLLHFRWTWIVVIYADDDSGESFVHDVLPIISQRDVCIDSIEKFPKLAFSNEIEEMLSEGLKIINIVMTSSANVIFIHGGSHTIMIMRTLLHFSTFEDIPMKTKVWIMTAQMEFTSLAFQREWDIHFIHGAISLSVPFRKSLGFQKFIQMRNPTLENEDHFIREFWENAFACFFLKSMADKKVEHMCTGKEKLDHLPKSIFETSMTSHSNSVYNAVYAVAYALHAMHLLRFMLSEKGGRERQKLLNQKSWQLHRFLRSVSFNNSAGEKVTFNPDGELLAGFDIINWVTFPNQSFLRVKVGNIDPEAPLDKELTVNEMAIIWPNRFNQTLPLSICNDPCLLGYSRTKKEGKPFCCYDCIPCPLGKISNQMDMDYCSPCPEDHYPNNDQDSCLPKVISFLSYEEPLGISLAIFALSFSFITALVLGSFVKYQDTPIVKANNRSLSYILLVSLFLCFLCALIFLGQPEKVTCLIRQAAFGIIFSMAVSCVLAKTITVILAFMATKPGTRMRKWVGRRLASSIVISCSLTQAAICTVWLATFPPFPDFDMHSVTREIVVECNEGSVIMFYCVLGFMGFLAFVSFTVAFLARKLPDCFHETKSITFSMLVFCSVWMTFVPTYLSTKGKYMVAVEVFSILASSAGLLGCIFFPKCYIIVLRHDLNKREQLINRRK; encoded by the exons ATGTGGGAGCAGGCGGACTGGTCTCCAAGAGGAAGATTATCCAGTAAGATAGTGACATTTGTGGTGTTTGTGTTAGTGCTTGTGCCCCAGGCAGTGTGTGATGTTCCTGTTGTTCAATGCACCATCCATAACCCTCTTCCAATTCTTCACAAGTATTATCAGACAGGGGACTTCATCATAGCTGGCATTATTTCTCAGATCTACAGCTCGTTTAATCAGTTCATGTTCAAGAACGATCCTTCCCAGAGTGTGGCTGAAGAGAACTT CTATTTCAGTGCAAGCAGGACCTATCATGCATCCATGGAACTTCTCTCCATGCTGGGCAGATTCATTCCGAACTACAAGTGTGGTGGTGCAACCCACAGCCATCTGATTGCTGTCATTGGGGGACCTAGTGAGAGTGTCTTTCACCACATGGAACCCATTCTTGGCACCTACAAGATCCCACTG ATTACATACGCTTCTGCTCCAGTTAAGAATGAACAAACCCAAACTGTTCTTTTCCATCAGATGTTTCCAAATAGAGCCCATCAATATATGAGGATTCTGCAATTACTGCTTCATTTCAGGTGGACATGGATCGTGGTGATTTATGCTGATGATGACTCCGGAGAGAGTTTTGTTCACGATGTCCTTCCCATAATTTCCCAGAGAGATGTCTGCATTGACTCCATAGAAAAATTCCCAAAGTTAGCTTTTTCTAATGAGATTGAAGAAATGTTGTCAGAAGGACTGAAAATAATCAACATTGTGATGACGAGCTCTGCCAATGTGATATTCATACATGGCGGAAGTCATACCATCATGATTATGAGAACATTGCTGCACTTCTCGACATTTGAGGATATTCCCATGAAGACTAAAGTCTGGATTATGACAGCCCAGATGGAGTTCACGTCACTGGCCTTTCAAAGAGAGTGGGACATACACTTCATCCATGGTGCAATCTCTCTGTCAGTTCCTTTCAGGAAATCACTAGGGTTCCAAAAATTTATTCAGATGAGAAATCCTACACTGGAAAATGAAGATCACTTCATCAGGGAATTTTGGGAAAATGCATTTGCCTGTTTTTTCCTCAAATCCATGGCAGACAAGAAAGTTGAGCATATGTGTACTGGAAAGGAGAAACTGGATCATCTTCCCAAGTCCATTTTTGAAACGAGCATGACCAGTCACAGCAACAGCGTCTATAATGCTGTCTATGCTGTAGCATACGCCTTACATGCCATGCATTTGTTAAGATTCATGCTctcagaaaagggggggagagagagacagaagctgCTGAATCAAAAGTCATGGCAG CTCCACCGGTTTCTGAGAAGTGTCTCATTTAATAACAGTGCTGGAGAAAAGGTCACCTTTAATCCAGATGGGGAGTTACTAGCTGGATTTGATATTATAAACTGGGTCACATTCCCAAACCAGTCCTTTCTTAGAGTCAAAGTTGGCAATATCGACCCTGAAGCTCCCTTAGACAAAGAGCTCACAGTCAATGAAATGGCCATCATATGGCCCAACAGGTTCAATCAG ACACTGCCCCTTTCTATATGTAATGATCCTTGCCTTCTGGGCTATAGTAGGACAAAGAAAgaagggaagccattttgctgctatgattgtATTCCATGTCCATTAGGGAAGATTTCAAACCAGATGG acatGGATTACTgttctccatgcccagaagatcatTATCCGAACAATGACCAAGATTCATGCCTTCCAAAAGTCATAAGCTTTCTGTCTTATGAAGAGCCTTTAGGGATCAGTTTAGCTATTTTtgctctttccttttctttcatcaCAGCTTTGGTGTTGGGAAGTTTTGTGAAGTACCAGGACACCcccattgtcaaagccaacaaccggagCCTCTCCTACATTCTCCTTGTCTCTCTCTTCCTGTGCTTCCTTTGTGCTTTGATCTTTCTTGGGCAACCTGAAAAAGTGACATGCCTGATTCGTCAAGCTGCATTTGGCATCATTTTTTCAATGGCTGTTTCTTGTgtgttggccaaaaccatcacagTGATTCTAGCTTTCATGGCTACCAAGCCAGGGACCAGGATGAGGAAATGGGTGGGGAGAAGACTGGCCAGCTCGATAGTAATTTCCTGTTCCCTCACTCAAGCAGCTATTTGTACTGTGTGGCTTGCaacctttcctcctttcccagaTTTTGATATGCACTCAGTAACTAGAGAAATTGTTGTGGAATGTAATGAAGGGTCAGTAATCATGTTTTACTGTGTCCTGGGCTTTATGGGGTTCCTGGCTTTTGTGAGCTTCACTGTGGCTTTCCTAGCCAGGAAGTTACCAGATTGTTTCCATGAAACCAAATCCATCACCTTTAGCATGTTGGTCTTCTGCAGTGTGTGGATGACCTTTGTTCCAACCTACTTGAGCACCAAGGGgaagtacatggtggctgtggaagTCTTCTCCATTTTGGCCTCTAGTGCTGGCTTACTGGGGTGTATCTTTTTCCCCAAATGCTACATCATTGTGCTGAGACATGATCTGAACAAGAGAGAGCAACTAATAAACAGAAGAAAGTAA